A window of the Cicer arietinum cultivar CDC Frontier isolate Library 1 chromosome 6, Cicar.CDCFrontier_v2.0, whole genome shotgun sequence genome harbors these coding sequences:
- the LOC101494504 gene encoding protein transport protein Sec61 subunit beta-like codes for MALGGGGPQRGSAAATASMRRRKTAGGGASGGAAGTMLQFYTDDAPGLKISPNVVLVMSIGFIAFVAVLHVMGKLYFVRREA; via the coding sequence ATGGCTTTAGGTGGAGGAGGTCCCCAAAGAGGAAGTGCAGCAGCTACCGCAAGCATGAGGAGAAGGAAAACAGCAGGTGGTGGGGCATCTGGCGGAGCAGCTGGAACTATGCTTCAATTTTACACTGATGATGCCCCTGGACTCAAAATCTCCCCTAATGTGGTTCTTGTAATGAGCATTGGCTTTATTGCTTTTGTTGCTGTCCTTCATGTGATGGGAAAGCTTTATTTTGTTCGCAGGGAGGCTTAA
- the LOC101495149 gene encoding pentatricopeptide repeat-containing protein DOT4, chloroplastic-like has protein sequence MRGKFNIFVAGNSKHPQAKRIDALLRKLRMQMKNGDFSTKLKYALINADEMEKEVIQCGHSEKLAMAFGILNLPPGRTVRVAKNRKVCGECHEIGKFMSKREIVLRDSNRFHHFKYGFCSCRATVEFDEYRESESNIGLLLDSNFNF, from the exons ATGCGAGgaaaatttaatatctttgtCGCTGGGAACTCAAAACACCCTCAAGCGAAAAGAATAGACGCGTTGCTGAGAAAATTGAGAAtgcaaatgaagaatggagatTTTTCTACTAAGTTGAAGTATGCATTGATTAATGCAGATGAAATGGAGAAGGAAGTGATTCAGTGTGGACACAGCGAAAAGTTAGCAATGGCTTTCGGTATATTAAATTTGCCACCTGGAAGGACTGTTAGAGTCGCAAAGAATCGAAAAGTATGCGGGGAGTGTCATGAGATTGGGAAGTTTATGTCCAAGAGGGAAATTGTGTTGAGAGATTCAAACCGGTTTCACCATTTCAaatatggtttttgttcttgcAGAG CAACTGTGGAGTTTGATGAATACAGAGAATCTGAGTCCAATATTGGTTTGCTTTTAGATTCCAACTTTAATTTCTGA
- the LOC101495473 gene encoding nucleobase-ascorbate transporter 2-like: MIFFSILGKFGALFPSIPFPIFAAMYCVLFGLVASVGLSFLQFTNMNSMRNLFITGVALFLGLSIPEYFREYTIRALHGPAHTKAGWFNDFLNTIFYSSPTVALIIAVF; the protein is encoded by the exons Atgatatttttctcaattttag GAAAATTTGGAGCTTTATTTCCATCAATACCATTCCCTATTTTTGCTGCTATGTATTGTGTTTTGTTTGGTCTTGTGG cTTCTGTAGGACTATCATTTTTGCAATTCACAAACATGAATTCAATGAGGAACCTGTTTATTACTGGTGTTGCTCTCTTCTTAGGCTTGTCAATTCCTGAATATTTCAGAGAATACACTATTAGGGCCCTTCATGGTCCTGCTCATACCAAAGCTGGATGG TTCAATGACTTCCTGAATACTATATTCTATTCTTCACCAACTGTTGCTTTGATTATTGCTGTGTTCTAA